Proteins from a single region of Nocardiopsis dassonvillei subsp. dassonvillei DSM 43111:
- a CDS encoding DUF1206 domain-containing protein: MGFAATGLLYLIIGYLALGIAFGDSGGQEADNSGALQLVAQNTGGMLLLWVAAAGLVGLTVWQAVYAAVGLERATKRIASGSRAVVYAVLASSIAGFLLGQGSTRSQDSRSEALTAQVMALPFGRFAVGAVGCGVIAVGLYQIWKAVTRRFTQELALGALAPRRRRAVVTVGVLGIGTQGLVLAAVGVFFLQAAIAFDKDQAVGLDGALRAFSQTPAGPWALVAVALGVALYGAYCFCQARWQR; the protein is encoded by the coding sequence GTGGGCTTCGCCGCCACGGGCCTGCTCTACCTCATCATCGGCTACCTCGCCCTGGGCATCGCCTTCGGCGACAGCGGCGGCCAGGAGGCGGACAACAGCGGCGCCCTCCAGCTCGTCGCCCAGAACACCGGCGGCATGCTGCTGCTCTGGGTCGCGGCGGCGGGGCTGGTGGGACTCACCGTGTGGCAGGCGGTCTACGCCGCCGTGGGGTTGGAGAGGGCCACCAAGCGCATCGCCTCCGGGTCCCGCGCGGTGGTCTACGCCGTGCTGGCCTCCAGCATCGCGGGCTTCCTGCTGGGGCAGGGGTCGACCCGGTCCCAGGACAGCCGGTCGGAGGCGCTGACGGCACAGGTCATGGCGCTGCCCTTCGGCCGGTTCGCCGTCGGCGCGGTGGGCTGCGGCGTGATCGCCGTGGGCCTGTACCAGATCTGGAAGGCGGTGACCCGCCGCTTCACGCAGGAGCTGGCGCTCGGCGCTCTCGCACCGCGGCGGCGCAGGGCCGTCGTCACCGTCGGCGTGCTCGGCATCGGCACCCAGGGCCTGGTCCTGGCCGCCGTCGGCGTCTTCTTCCTCCAGGCCGCGATCGCCTTCGACAAGGACCAGGCGGTCGGGCTGGACGGCGCGCTGCGGGCCTTCTCCCAGACCCCGGCCGGCCCCTGGGCGCTGGTGGCCGTCGCCCTGGGCGTGGCCCTCTACGGCGCCTACTGCTTCTGCCAGGCGCGCTGGCAGCGCTGA